A single window of Nyctibius grandis isolate bNycGra1 chromosome Z, bNycGra1.pri, whole genome shotgun sequence DNA harbors:
- the DHFR gene encoding dihydrofolate reductase, with translation MVRSLNSIVAVCQNMGIGKDGSLPWPPLRNEYKYFQRMTSTAHVEGKQNAVIMGKKTWFSVPEKNRPLKDRINIVLSRELKEAPRGAHYLSKSLDDALALLDSPELKSKVDMVWIVGGTSVYKAAMEKPINHRLFVTRILQEFESDTFFPEIDHKDYKLLTGYPGVPADIQEENGIQYKFEVYEKAVLAQ, from the exons ATGGTGCGCTCGCTCAACTCCATCGTGGCCGTGTGCCAGAACATGGGCATCGGAAAGGACGGCAGCCTGCCCTGGCCGCCGCTGAG GAATGAGTACAAGTACTTCCAGAGAATGACTAGCACAGCCCACGTGGAAG GTAAACAGAATGCAGTGATAATGGGTAAAAAAACCTGGTTCTCCGTTCCTGAGAAGAATCGTCCtttaaaagacagaattaaTATAGTGCTCAGCAGGGAGCTCAA GGAAGCCCCAAGAGGAGCACATTATCTTTCCAAAAGTCTGGATGATGCTTTAGCTCTTTTGGATTCACCAGAGTTAAAAAGTAAAGTAGACATGGTTTGGATCGTCGGAGGCACTTCAGTTTACAAG GCAGCGATGGAGAAGCCAATTAATCATCGATTGTTTGTGACAAGAATTTTGCAGGAATTTGAAAGTGacacattttttccagaaattgaCCACAAAGACTACAAACTTCTCACTGG ATACCCAGGTGTTCCTGCTGATATCCAAGAAGAGAATGGCATCCAGTACAAATTTGAAGTGTATGAAAAAGCTGTCTTGGCACAATAA